The Lacerta agilis isolate rLacAgi1 chromosome 14, rLacAgi1.pri, whole genome shotgun sequence sequence AGTTGGGAATTAGCTTTTAAATAATATACCAGGTGTGCAAGACCATCAGACTCACCTGCGTAGATAGCAGGAGACAGAGATAAAAGCTTCATTGGTTACAGATGCCTAGTtggaataaaacacaaaatattccTAGCATATGTAACTAGATCGCTagtgtgtgtccgtgtgtgttTTTGCTCTATAAAACAAGGAATTTCCTCCCTGCCCCGGAAAAACTTTCCTCAgacctgaagctttttccacagtCTTAACCCATAAATCATCATAATGAAATGCAGATCTAAGACTGATTGAAAAAATGAAGGGAAATCCCTTACATAAGTTCTTCAACCAATGCAGGTGGGGGTGCTTCAGCAAAGGATAATTCTTTGGAGACGATGAAGTTGTGAGAAGCTATGCCACCAAGAATGAGCTCCCCTGACTGGTGATACTTGTGAAGCGGAGGGTGTGGATCATGGACATGACACTTCACAATGTGAGCCTTCCGTATGTGAGGAAGCAGTGCCAGCAGCAACATCACAAAGGTCACCATCCTGATTGTACAGCCAAATCTTCACTAGACTTACTTTATCATGTTTCCACTGACAACTCTGTCATTTCAATGGCTGATTTGAATACTTTTCTGTCTGAAATAAACGTTAAATCTGaagaataaatattgttattCCTGAACAGGGCttcttttccagctggaactcaccagaactcagtttcgGCACCTCTTATGTGGGCActgttgccattataaaagaacaagggaagtgttcaatgagagttccagcacctctttttatagaaaaatagcactggtgccaAGACATATTTTTTAACATGGCACATTTATACCATCCTTTGCAGTCTCCAACCCTAATAATTgcaggtgtttttacatgtggcAGAGTTAAGTACTGTCTACTTTTtaataacaaatattaaaaataattacaaagtCAAGGTTGAAGTTTTCCTTGTGGAATTACAGAAGATTTCACAAAATCATGTTTGTCACACCTGTGCAGAAGTTTTCCTTTGTTCaattttctgccaaggaattCTGATCTTATGACAGCTTTCTGGTTAGTTTTCCattagctgttttgttttgttttgtttaagtacTTCCTAAATGGCCCGATGGATtgatttgccttttaaaaaacttttcaaAATACTTTAAAGAATGTGTATTTGGGCAAACACACAAACACGAACAAACATATAAATGCTATTTTTGTCTATTTTCCTATTATTTTCATGCAGAAACCAGAGAGAACAGACTCATGGACTGTATGTCCATCCATAAGAAAGGAAATTGGCCCCAGAAATACAGAACAATGATCTACAGTGGCAAaagaaggggtgtgggtgggtgggtgtgggtgtgtatctaTATCTACTGTATATCTATCTCACATACTTGGATAATGTGGGATACTACGTGTACCAGCAGGCAGCAATAAGGGATGGATAAATATATTAGCAAGGACGGGAGGGCAAGAATAAAGGGAACATCCAAATGAGCTAGTTGAGAAAAGAGTCAACAACACATGGTGTGAGACCTGACTGTGAGggtaggggtggaggagaaattttaATATTagcctacctaatttgcagttcTCAAAGCAACATGTGAATTGAAATTCTGTCATCCTGGGAAATTTTGATGAAATATAGTTCTCCAACAAAATAACATgtgcaaatatgcatatattaaaCAGAAGtgtgtattaaaatgcatttattcgtgaaaaatgcacacagaaatgcattgtattagggaacataggaagctgccttacaccaagtcctATGTTTACCATATTGTAGGTTATGTTTTTTTCTAGTTTTTGTTCCTGTAGCTTGCTATTTCTATTGCATGCTTTTGGATCCCAAGCACTTTGTTGTGTGCATGCAGCATAAGACCCTGATGCTGAATTAAAATTTAGAAATCAAAATATTTGGTCCTGACATTGACATACTTTGGTCCTTACATTGGGAAAGGACAACTCTTTCTATTTAGAATTCAGGATTGATCTGAAGCAGTTGCACAGCCCTACTGATTTGGCAGGAGGCGTATTTAGCAGTGGGTGCCACTGAAGGATTTGATGGGCTACATTGGCAGGTATGTGTGAGAAATTATCAGGTAGCAAAGGTTTGGTGAGGACAATTAACCACTTTAATAGGGAAGTGTGTAGTCTCCAGTCTTGTATTCAGCTCTGTGGGACTCATTGGCAGTGTGGGTAGCACCTTTGAGGTCAACCACTCAAGTTGTGGAACCCTGGGAAGGGGTAAGGTAGAAACGTAAGGGAATGGGTAGATGAAACACAACCTAACACCCTTGTAATTCCGCCCAAGACCTGCAACCGCCAATGTTGtggcgaattgctacgggaaaggtgaaacctgccaatgcaggtaaattcctttccagcccttcaacagcggccttgacatagcagcgcctgtgacctgtggagaagaggttaacctgcaaaatgaaAAGGTTAATTGTGGAAGGTGGGAGAATCCTGGAGCCcaagtggtgcttcccaggtatgtaaaaccttctattgtgtgggtcaatgttccctccccttacctggccaatccccctggcaacaccttccccaggtgggattgggcagctgactgggtaggcagagaccccatgtatccagcccaggaaggtgaagccagtccaaactaccaggagctgctctggaaTCCAGGCGGCTGTGTgcaaccacgcaaaatgtgcaccctgtTAGATGCAGGGAACAGTCATTGTCACCCCCTCTACCGTTCAAGGTTTCTTGGAACCCTCCCATTCCTTTACTCCCCATCACATATATCTGTTTGTAATAGAACAGAGCAGGAAAAAGTTCAAGAGGCATAGTAGCATTTTAACAGAGCATAGCCCTCTCTTGCTTTGATTCTTGGCCACCCAGATTACCTGCTCCTATTtctgatggtaaaggtaaaggtaaagggacccctgaccattaggtccagttgcagatgactctggggttgcgacactcatctcgctttactggccgagggagccaacatacagcttccgggtcatgtgatctgcatgactaagccacttctggcaaaccagagcagtgcacggaaacaccatttaccttcccgcctgagcggtacctatttatctacttgcactttgacgtgctttcgaactgctaggttggcaagagcagggacccagcaacgggagctcaccccatcacagggattcaaaccgccgaccttctgattggcaagccctaggctctgtggtttaagccacagcaccacccacgtccctgatgGTAGAAAGTAATTATTCTGCAttgtttccaaaacaatacataatGAAGTTCTACTCAGAGCCCCAGATTTCAATGCCATAGTACATTTGGGTAAGCATTTTGCTACCAAATATCTTTAAGGCAGGTTCAATTAGCTGCTCTCCATTATTGTAATGGTATTCTGTGTCTTGCATCCATATGACACTTCCAAGGGagggtttcattaaaaaaaacacccaggtaTCTAAATGAAAGAGTTTCTTCTATAGCCAGCTGATCCAGGCAgcatattgtgaactgccctgagatcttcggatgataTCTCCAAAAGATTTTTGAGACAGAATCAGAGAATAGAGAAAATCACTGAATCACCTAATCAAGGTTGAGAAAATTCTGATCCTAATTACTAAAGAGGGGGTGTTTACTATATCAGTAAAAACCATGGGAGCAAGAATGCCACATTTCTTCACTCCTCATAAGGTTTTAAAAGCATTCATCATTCTACCATTTAAACCTACTCTGACCCTCATTTCTGTGTTGCTGTATACTTCTGGGATGGAAGTTTACCTTTTTTAAATTACGGAGTGTTTCAACAGCTATGAAAATATTCTGTATTGAGAGAGAAATGTTCGCAAACCTTAGGGGGTATGGACACACACGTATGGATTGCAGACTATGATAACTAGCAGTGCACATTATTTGGGCACAACATTCAAGTCTTTCTTCTCATCAACTGTTCCCTGCTGTTCAGCTCAGGCTTCAACAGAATTATGTAACACTTTGGAGAAAATATGCAAACCAGCAACCCAGCACTGGAAGCTAAGATGGCAAATATCTctacagccaccatgtattttcccttgGAGCTCACATAGcttggaacaaaggacaaccaaacactacaaaacactaGCAAACTGAATGTGAtaaacttggcttcgttgaaaccGTCTGGCAACTTCCGAGCAAGGAAAGCAACAATGAAACTGATAATAGCCTGAAAGCCCAAATAGCTCAAGACACAGTAGAACATAGCCACAGACCCCTCATTGCATTCCAGTACAATTTCTTCAGGCATAGAATTTTTTTCAACATCAGGGAATGGTGGAGTGGTTGCCCACCATATAGAACAAATAACTGCTTGGATAAGGGAACAGGGAAGAACAATGAAAGTGTCCAGCTTTCTCCCCGCCCACTTCCTCATCTGggatcctggcttggtggccacGAAAGCTAGAACCACTGTGATGGTTTTTGCAAGGACACaggaaacagccactgagaagatcaTGCCAAAAGCTGCTTGTCGGAGGAGACATGTCACCTTCTGAGGCTGTCCAATGAATAGCAatgcagaaaggaagcagaggaggagggagaggaggagagtgtaggtgagctgccggttgttggctttgacaatgggagtgttgTGATGTCTCAAAACCAATCCTAGCACCATAGCCGttatcaaagaaaaggaaagagccaAAGATGCTAAACTGATccccaaaggttcttcataagacaagaagCTTATATCCTTGGGAACACAGGAATCCTTATATTTGTTTGGGTAGTTTTCATCTGTGCATTCATGGCAGTCATTCATATCTGTGGGGGGATATCTTTTTAACAAGCCACAACTTTTCTACTTACAGAATATGCATATTAATTTTATTCAACTGCATTcataaaccacttaatattttagAAGAAcactatataaaaacagaaaaacaaatatgaaaccattctaaaaagaagaaaaatgacaaAGAAACAGGTGAATGAAAAAGGAACAGGTGGGACTGTATTACAGAAGTAACAGGGTCCATATTTATAGGGTAAAATACCACATATTCTCTGCAAAGTACAGACTGAATTAAGAATAGAGTTGTCAGCGACAAACAGGAGTCTGAGTGGGCAGAGGAGGCTGGTGAGGAAGAGTATCATCTGGGGAAGGAGACACTGTTTCGTGGGGTCCTCTTCCACCTGCAAGGTggctttgttacatatctttaagtaccaggcaaaaacatttcctcctctcccaggcCTTTGCTAAGTAaacaatatatggccttttaaactgtggggttttattgttttcatttgttactatgggatgtatttttgtgtttttatattgtaaactgtgttgtgatccttgaatgaagggcagtatagaaatttaatgaagaagaagaagaagaagaagaagaagaagaagaagaagaagaagaagaagaagaagaagaaagcatagGAGATGGGGGCACACAGTTGCATTAACTGTACAGGTCTGCAGAGGTAGATTGCCTAGACAGCTAGTTAGCAGGAAGTAGTGTGTATATCCCTTACACCTTAGGAGCTGAGTGCTTTCCTAATAAAGAACTAAAAGTGTGTTCAGGACAGTTATGTTAACACCACTccctaaatatatttttattcaatcAAATAATTATGATGAAGAGATGGAGATTAATTTCCATACccaaaattgtaaaaaaaaaaatgtcagctAAACTTTGAAAAATGCAAAGGGTTCTTTGCTTAGGCTGTTTACAAGAAGTTAGGAGCTTGCAAAGAGCCCTGTTCAGCTTTATGCAAGCCCCTATAATGCAGCCAGACTCACAGAGGCTGAAGTCAGTGCCTACCAGCTGATAGGACCTGACATAAGCCTTCTCTTTTTGCTTGAACCACCTGTGCTACAGAGTTCACCATGTGCCATTCCATAGCACAGCTGATCCCAGATAGTTTGGTTTCAACCAGCTGCTTTTTGGCAACAGTGAACCCCACTTTAAATTTCCCAACTGGCAACACAATTTCTTCTGCCCCTTATCTGACATCACATGTTACCCTGTATATCAGGTATTGAACAGGTTGATGTCATTTGGGGACAATGGCCTCAAGGTCACCCTGCTATGATCTTAATAAGAACTTCCCCTAGTGTGGAAGGAGATTAAATACTGGTCCACAGGGCTAGAAAGAATCGTCACCACTGCTTTATATGTATGGTTTACAGCTGATGCACTCATTGAACGTTGGACTACATTGCTTACCTTTCTTATCTGAAATCTTCCCTTCAGGACAGGGGATGCATTCATAGCAGCAGAACGGTTCCccttccttcactttcttgctAAAACCAGGATAGCAGCTCTCACTACATACAGAGTGAGGCTGAACCTAAACCATAAATGAAAGAGGACAATGCctattttgaaaataattatcTTAGACACTTGAAGGTACTGGGCCTTTTCACTGTTTGTGAGGAAATTTGGGGCTGTTATTCAATGTGTTCTACAACCATGCTAATACTGGACATGTTGGGAATGTAGGTAATAGTGCTGTGCCCTGAATTTGTATGTAACCTCAATGCTGAGCTGAGGGAGCCCCTTGGACAGATAAAGAGTTTGTGAACTGAAGCAGGATCTCTTCAAAGCACCCCAAAGTGAAGCAGAGGCCTCTGAAATGATTCTGCGCAGACCTTGTGTCTGGAAAAACTGAAACATTTGTTCTCAAACGTGCTGCAATTTTTacctcctcctccccaaacaGAGCAATtgcggtgagggggggggggattctgaagAACACCAGACAGGTTCAGGGTGGGGGGACTCTGTGATTGACACATCTAATTCCTAATGAGTGGTAATGCATTTATCATGGCTTTTCAATCACTGTGCTTTGGGAAAGGGCAGGGTAAGCCCATACATGAGGCAAAGCAAGGtcactgcttcaggtggcaggatccacaggtgCAGCAGACTTGACCTCCAGGAAATGCATAGCACACTGCAGGTGCTGTGCACTATGCATTTGAATCCTATTTATATATCTTTAGGAATATCAGAAATGAAAACCAATCATTCAAGTTCCACTCTCTCAAATGGTAAAGATGCCCCTTTAGGGGAAAATAAACTGTAGATAGGCTTCTGAAATTAAGCATTGTTCACCCCTCAGAGTGGAATGATATGCCTGCAAATAACAAAGACTTCTGCCAAAGAtgaaaaatacagttttaaataGTTCATCTATCCCACCCCTCCAAAGAAAACCTCACTTGGGGCTGTGTTTTCATTTATAAATATTGCTTTTCCACTTAAGCATTTCTGCAATACATTTTCCTTAAATATCTGATATCATATGACTCCTAGtaagagcagatccactgaaatcactgAACATAATCAAGAGTACCCATTCCATTGATATCAGTGAGTTGGCTTTGAGTATGACTGAGTTGAATACCATGCAATAACTGCAGTTCCACAAATTACAACAAGAAGGTAAAAGAGGTGCCTATGCAGGTAATCCTCCTCCATTCTCTTGCTAGAGAATATATTGATCAATACATAAACAGTACAGAaatctttgggtttttttgccttaataattgtttttacaGGTGAAATTCAGTATTTTTCAAGGGTCGACCACTATCAGATGAAATCAACTTTGCATATCAGGTAAGCACCCTTAATAAAATGGTGGTAGAACATCCAAACAGCCAGTGCCTACCTGGTTAAATGATCTTGGCCAAGTTATCACCTTCTCATTAATGGTAAACCTTTGACCCTGGGGAGCCAGGGGATCCATCATTCCAACTCTTACTCTATGATAAGACTGGTTGGAGGACTTGACCCAGTTGATAACATCAAACCCAGCTGTTAACTCCCCATTCTTGTCAAAAAAAATCTtgtctccagcactgttgttaaatgtGACACCGCATAGAAAGAGATGGAGCTAGATTGAAAAGGACAAGAAAGAAGTTTAGAAAAGGTTGTAATTTGATCTTGGAAACTGAAGAGTGGCAGATAAGTGCTCACTGTTTTTGACCCAAAGTTTTCAGGAGGATGCATTGCATGAATCAGCAAAATTACAATGATGGTGGGCACAGTCCAGGTCTATGGGTGGGCACAGTCAGGTCCCGTATTCACCCGTAGCTCAATCTAGGGGACTCAATCAGTTTGGCCcatgctatcatcatcatcaccaccagcaccaccaccataCCAGTATGGCTGGAAGATGAGCAGAAGGAAGGACATGTTGCATCTGCTACCTTCACTGTGAGCAGAGTGGGATCAATTCTGTGGGATGCTTCTTCCAAAGTGGCTTTTTGCAGGAAAGCCACTTGTAAAAGAGCACCCTGCATCACGCATGATAAATCCCATTGCTGTTGCATGGA is a genomic window containing:
- the LOC117057796 gene encoding vomeronasal type-2 receptor 26-like, whose product is MTGLPHATCKPQIVHNSHIPLHSYHQEGDLIIGGIASHSFIISSPIYFHEEPPPPSYDEINVVPKHYQHILAWAFAVKEINENPQILPNTTLGLLIYDSYFNAKWTYHATMLLISALSKWMWIGVSVMETDNGEQFVQSVVPLFAQNGICLAFIERIPRPTFVTEILEMFVRGAKIRDRIMDSHANVIVIHGESYSLTIYRWFDYLSELEHVANKPKVWIATAQVGLTSFVYQKTWDTELIHGSLLFTIHSNDLPAFSQAVKDRNPSSVIGDGFIKDFWQQAFVCEFPTGGGKVEGDICTGNEKLESLPGPFFEMKMTSHSYSIYNAVYAVAHALHAMSTSRVRYRGGMKLQTQQCWQLHLFLCGVTFNNSAGDKIFFDKNGELTAGFDVINWVKSSNQSYHRVRVGMMDPLAPQGQRFTINEKVITWPRSFNQVQPHSVCSESCYPGFSKKVKEGEPFCCYECIPCPEGKISDKKDMNDCHECTDENYPNKYKDSCVPKDISFLSYEEPLGISLASLALSFSLITAMVLGLVLRHHNTPIVKANNRQLTYTLLLSLLLCFLSALLFIGQPQKVTCLLRQAAFGMIFSVAVSCVLAKTITVVLAFVATKPGSQMRKWAGRKLDTFIVLPCSLIQAVICSIWWATTPPFPDVEKNSMPEEIVLECNEGSVAMFYCVLSYLGFQAIISFIVAFLARKLPDGFNEAKFITFSLLVFCSVWLSFVPSYVSSKGKYMVAVEIFAILASSAGLLVCIFSPKCYIILLKPELNSREQLMRRKT